A single region of the Massilia sp. erpn genome encodes:
- the rpsL gene encoding 30S ribosomal protein S12 — MPTINQLIRKPRTALVVKSKSPALENCPQKRGVCTRVYTTTPKKPNSALRKVAKVRLTNGFEVISYIGGEGHNLQEHSVVLLRGGRVKDLPGVRYHMVRGALDTQGVKDRKQARSKYGAKRAKQAKK; from the coding sequence ATGCCAACCATCAATCAATTGATTCGCAAACCACGTACCGCATTGGTCGTGAAGAGCAAATCGCCGGCACTTGAAAACTGCCCGCAAAAGCGTGGCGTGTGCACCCGCGTGTACACCACCACTCCTAAGAAGCCTAACTCGGCACTGCGTAAAGTTGCCAAAGTGCGTCTGACCAACGGTTTCGAAGTGATTTCGTACATCGGCGGTGAAGGCCACAACCTGCAGGAACACAGCGTTGTTCTGCTGCGCGGCGGTCGTGTAAAAGACTTGCCAGGTGTGCGTTACCACATGGTTCGCGGCGCGCTGGATACCCAGGGTGTTAAAGACCGTAAGCAAGCTCGCTCGAAGTACGGTGCGAAGCGCGCTAAGCAAGCCAAGAAGTAA